The Nitriliruptor alkaliphilus DSM 45188 genome includes a region encoding these proteins:
- the nth gene encoding endonuclease III, whose amino-acid sequence MTTDDLAPELTRDRGKTLRAPVILDLLEEELGPDAVIALDFTSRWELLVATMLSAQSTDVKVNEVTKVLFAELPGPEAFAEAPVERIEELIGSLGLFRQKAKNVQATARQLLERHGGEVPNTMPELLALPGVARKTANVVLSNGFGMHEGVVVDTHVHRLARRLRLTKADDPVRIERDLMRLYPREQWLQVSDMLIHHGRRTCFARRPACERCVIEHLCPSSQEAGLTDKR is encoded by the coding sequence GTGACCACCGACGACCTCGCTCCCGAGCTGACCCGCGACCGCGGGAAGACGTTGCGTGCACCGGTGATCCTCGACCTCCTCGAGGAGGAGCTCGGCCCCGATGCGGTCATCGCGCTGGACTTCACCAGCCGGTGGGAGTTGCTGGTCGCCACGATGTTGTCCGCGCAGTCGACCGACGTGAAGGTCAACGAGGTCACCAAGGTCCTGTTCGCCGAGCTCCCCGGGCCAGAGGCGTTCGCCGAGGCGCCGGTCGAACGCATCGAGGAGCTGATCGGCTCGCTCGGCCTGTTCCGTCAGAAGGCCAAGAACGTCCAGGCGACGGCCCGCCAACTGCTCGAACGGCACGGCGGCGAGGTGCCGAACACGATGCCCGAGCTGCTGGCGCTGCCCGGTGTGGCGCGCAAGACGGCCAACGTCGTGCTGTCCAACGGGTTCGGCATGCACGAGGGGGTGGTGGTCGACACCCACGTCCACCGTCTCGCGCGGCGGCTCCGGCTGACCAAGGCCGACGACCCGGTCCGCATCGAGCGTGACCTCATGCGGCTCTACCCCCGTGAGCAGTGGCTGCAGGTCAGCGACATGCTGATCCACCACGGCCGGCGCACCTGCTTCGCCCGCAGGCCCGCCTGCGAACGGTGCGTCATCGAGCACCTCTGCCCGTCGTCGCAGGAAGCCGGACTGACCGACAAGCGCTGA
- a CDS encoding sensor histidine kinase, which yields MEGALPWVVALLVVVGFAAAAVARERRRVRRLADHVGGWLGDEGHQPVRLGDGGAWGELGTALNALGAGYERRGAKLARERPWRRELVDALVDPALLFSSEGRLLAANDAARDLLAIPIDAADVTVTQAVGSPALAGAVQQVQASGEAVTVDAEHGEHDLRAVVARVGDETLLLVNDRTRERRVEELRRNFVVNASHELKTPVTAIKTLSEALAVTVDTDPARTKQLLRRLDLESERLARLVYDLLDLRQLEERGPLERVPVDLAELARQTVVGALERAEERGIDLSVEAPDRAFVAGVGGDLQVIVKNLVGNAIQYNVDGGRVVVSLDAEEGAHVLRVSDTGIGIPQQDLSRVFERFYRVDTARSRETGGTGLGLSIVRHAVEKHGGTISVDSLLGEGTTFTVTLPIEAPQ from the coding sequence ATGGAGGGCGCCCTCCCGTGGGTGGTGGCGCTGCTCGTCGTGGTGGGGTTCGCTGCCGCCGCCGTCGCTCGTGAGCGCCGGCGGGTCCGGCGGCTGGCGGACCACGTCGGTGGCTGGCTCGGCGACGAGGGCCACCAGCCGGTGCGCCTCGGTGACGGGGGAGCCTGGGGCGAGCTCGGCACCGCCCTCAACGCGCTCGGTGCGGGCTACGAGCGTCGCGGTGCCAAGCTCGCCCGTGAGCGGCCGTGGCGGCGGGAGCTGGTCGATGCGCTCGTCGACCCGGCGCTGCTGTTCTCGTCCGAGGGGCGACTGCTCGCCGCCAACGACGCCGCCCGCGACCTGCTCGCGATCCCGATCGACGCGGCCGACGTGACGGTCACCCAGGCGGTCGGTAGCCCGGCCCTGGCCGGTGCCGTCCAGCAGGTGCAGGCCTCGGGTGAGGCGGTCACCGTGGATGCCGAGCACGGCGAGCACGATCTGCGGGCCGTCGTCGCCCGGGTGGGGGACGAGACGCTGCTGCTCGTCAACGACCGGACCCGTGAGCGGCGCGTCGAGGAGCTGCGGCGCAACTTCGTTGTCAACGCGTCGCACGAGCTGAAGACCCCGGTGACGGCGATCAAGACGCTGTCCGAGGCGCTGGCGGTGACGGTCGACACCGACCCTGCGCGCACCAAGCAGTTGCTGCGTCGCCTCGACCTCGAGTCGGAACGGCTCGCACGGCTCGTCTACGACCTGCTCGACCTGCGCCAGCTCGAGGAGCGCGGGCCCCTCGAGCGTGTCCCCGTGGACCTCGCCGAGCTCGCGCGGCAGACGGTGGTCGGTGCGCTCGAGCGTGCCGAGGAGCGCGGGATCGACCTGTCGGTCGAGGCGCCGGATCGGGCCTTCGTCGCCGGGGTCGGCGGGGACCTGCAGGTCATCGTCAAGAACCTGGTCGGCAACGCGATCCAGTACAACGTCGATGGTGGCCGTGTCGTGGTCAGCCTCGATGCCGAGGAGGGCGCGCACGTCCTGCGGGTCAGCGACACCGGCATCGGGATCCCGCAGCAGGACCTCAGCCGGGTCTTCGAGCGCTTCTACCGCGTCGACACCGCACGCAGCCGTGAGACCGGGGGGACCGGGCTGGGGTTGTCGATCGTCCGGCACGCGGTGGAGAAGCACGGCGGCACGATCAGCGTGGACAGCCTGCTCGGCGAGGGGACGACCTTCACGGTGACGCTGCCCATCGAGGCACCGCAGTAG
- a CDS encoding response regulator transcription factor, with protein MPKLLLVEDEKSIAEGLAITLEAEGFQVAWVKDGLDAIPTWERVRPDLVVLDLMLPGMSGTEICRALRSRSDVPIIMLTAREAEVDRVVGLELGADDYVTKPFSTRELVARIKAVLRRAPLVDLGGDEAPVEAAGVRLDRVRHEVRVNGTPTELPPKEFELLAYLMEHAGRVLTRGQLIDEIWGSDYVGDTKTLDVHIRRLRTRIEDDPKEPERIQTVRGVGYRFADS; from the coding sequence GTGCCGAAGCTGCTGCTCGTCGAGGACGAGAAGTCCATCGCCGAGGGTCTGGCGATCACCCTCGAGGCCGAGGGGTTCCAGGTCGCGTGGGTCAAGGACGGGCTGGACGCCATCCCGACCTGGGAGCGGGTGCGACCCGACCTCGTCGTCCTCGACCTGATGCTCCCCGGGATGTCGGGCACGGAGATCTGCCGTGCCCTACGGAGCCGGTCCGACGTGCCGATCATCATGCTCACCGCCCGCGAAGCCGAGGTGGACCGCGTCGTCGGCCTCGAGCTCGGTGCCGACGACTACGTCACCAAGCCCTTCTCCACCCGTGAACTGGTCGCGCGGATCAAGGCCGTGCTGCGTCGCGCGCCGCTGGTGGACCTCGGAGGCGACGAGGCTCCCGTGGAGGCCGCCGGGGTCCGGCTCGACCGGGTCCGCCACGAGGTGCGGGTGAACGGCACACCGACGGAGCTGCCGCCCAAGGAGTTCGAGCTGCTCGCCTACCTGATGGAGCACGCCGGGCGCGTGCTGACCCGGGGGCAGCTCATCGACGAGATCTGGGGCAGCGACTACGTCGGGGACACCAAGACCCTCGACGTGCACATCCGGCGCCTGCGCACCCGGATCGAGGACGACCCGAAGGAACCGGAGCGCATCCAGACGGTCCGCGGGGTGGGCTACCGGTTCGCGGACTCGTGA
- a CDS encoding phosphate signaling complex PhoU family protein — MSDELSTQVPIGREDLPPMTETRRPLRADFAAWLDRIDDELVGGALLVSEALPTVTAAFLSGDRAAIPYTRAMASDVSDRVRYVEEQGFLLLAREAPVASDLRRLVSILRLITAVERSGALVRHVAELLERVDPGQLPAPVRQQVDELGRRSSDVFHRGVTAWRQRDGLALSELDTADEAVDVLAQRLLGHAELLTDAADLIALGLLARYWERIADHGVSFAQHSTFAVTGERVEVGSPNTP; from the coding sequence GTGAGCGACGAGCTCTCCACCCAGGTGCCCATCGGGCGCGAGGACCTGCCGCCGATGACCGAGACCCGCCGGCCACTCCGTGCCGACTTCGCCGCGTGGCTCGACCGCATCGACGACGAGCTCGTTGGCGGCGCCCTCCTGGTGAGCGAAGCCCTCCCGACGGTGACCGCGGCCTTCCTGTCCGGTGATCGAGCCGCCATCCCGTACACCCGTGCGATGGCCTCGGACGTGAGCGATCGGGTCCGGTACGTCGAGGAGCAGGGGTTCCTGTTGCTCGCACGTGAGGCCCCGGTGGCCAGCGACCTGCGCCGGCTGGTGTCCATCCTGCGGCTCATCACGGCGGTCGAGCGATCGGGCGCGCTGGTGCGGCACGTCGCCGAGCTGCTCGAACGTGTCGACCCGGGGCAGCTCCCTGCACCGGTGCGCCAGCAGGTCGACGAACTGGGGCGCCGGTCGAGCGACGTCTTCCACCGCGGCGTGACCGCCTGGCGGCAACGTGACGGTCTGGCACTCAGCGAACTGGACACCGCCGACGAGGCGGTGGACGTCCTCGCCCAGCGCCTGCTCGGCCACGCCGAGCTGCTGACGGACGCGGCCGACCTGATCGCGCTCGGCCTGCTGGCGCGCTACTGGGAGCGGATCGCCGACCACGGGGTCTCGTTCGCGCAACACAGCACCTTCGCGGTGACCGGCGAACGCGTCGAGGTCGGGTCACCGAACACCCCGTGA
- the pstB gene encoding phosphate ABC transporter ATP-binding protein PstB, which yields MDQRSATPLDTRTHAEPRLVTEVGHQARDVHGAVHIALEDVSVKYGSFTAVRDVTFDVPRNKITALIGPSGCGKSTLLRTINRMNDLVPSASVSGQVHYNGEDVYADGIDPVEVRRRIGMVFQKPNPFPKSIYDNVAFGPRLNGFKGELDALVEKSLRQAALWDEVKGKLSASGLSLSGGQQQRLCIARAIAVEPDVILMDEPCSSLDPIATLRIEELMQEMKDDYTIVVVTHNMQQAARVSDMTAFFTVDIDDEKGERTGTLVEIDDTQTIFTNASDERTEAYITGRFG from the coding sequence ATGGATCAGCGATCCGCCACCCCGCTCGACACGCGGACCCACGCCGAACCGCGACTGGTGACCGAGGTCGGCCATCAAGCCCGGGACGTGCACGGTGCCGTGCACATCGCGCTCGAGGACGTCAGCGTGAAGTACGGCAGCTTCACCGCCGTGCGTGACGTGACCTTCGACGTCCCCCGCAACAAGATCACGGCGCTGATCGGCCCGTCCGGGTGCGGCAAGTCCACGCTGTTGCGAACCATCAACCGGATGAACGACCTCGTGCCATCGGCCTCGGTGTCCGGTCAGGTGCACTACAACGGCGAGGACGTGTACGCCGACGGGATCGACCCCGTCGAGGTCCGTCGCCGTATCGGCATGGTCTTCCAGAAGCCCAACCCCTTCCCCAAGTCGATCTACGACAACGTCGCCTTCGGTCCTCGGCTCAACGGCTTCAAGGGGGAGCTCGACGCCCTGGTCGAGAAGAGCCTGCGTCAGGCCGCGCTGTGGGACGAGGTCAAGGGCAAGCTGTCCGCCAGCGGCCTGTCGCTGTCCGGCGGCCAGCAGCAGCGGCTGTGCATCGCCCGCGCCATCGCGGTCGAGCCGGACGTGATCCTCATGGACGAGCCGTGCTCGTCCCTCGACCCGATCGCCACGCTCCGCATCGAGGAGCTGATGCAGGAGATGAAGGACGACTACACGATCGTCGTCGTGACCCACAACATGCAGCAGGCGGCGCGGGTCTCGGACATGACCGCCTTCTTCACCGTCGACATCGACGACGAGAAGGGCGAGCGCACCGGGACCCTGGTCGAGATCGACGACACCCAGACGATCTTCACCAACGCCAGCGACGAGCGCACCGAGGCCTACATCACCGGCCGGTTCGGCTGA
- the pstA gene encoding phosphate ABC transporter permease PstA, which produces MSIDTQTTTVATGGGGGGHRSLRDVTAQARRRQRRSQFMSVVLFGAVLAAIIPLFLLLWQVVVRGWPALGWEFITQIEPLSFRETGGGYLHGIVGTLSMTGIATLMSVPLGLMAAVYLNEQPDARYAHTVRFFTDVMTGVPSIFVGLAVYALLVSGSGGLGLGFGTLAGATALSIIMLPIVVRSAEEMLRLVPDDLRIAAYGLGARQWQTTFKVTLPAAAPGLTTGVILAVARGAGETAPLIMTALGARQVVTALTGSPQADIGLLMLDGFRQPFAPGIERAWAGGFTLIAIVLIMSIVARLIARRSQI; this is translated from the coding sequence ATGAGCATCGACACCCAGACCACGACCGTCGCGACCGGAGGAGGTGGGGGCGGCCACCGGAGCCTGCGTGACGTCACCGCGCAGGCCAGGCGGCGTCAGCGTCGCTCGCAGTTCATGTCCGTGGTGCTCTTCGGAGCCGTGTTGGCTGCCATCATCCCGCTGTTCCTGCTGCTGTGGCAGGTCGTGGTACGCGGCTGGCCGGCGCTCGGTTGGGAGTTCATCACCCAGATCGAACCGCTGTCGTTCCGCGAGACCGGCGGCGGGTACCTGCACGGGATCGTCGGCACGCTCTCTATGACCGGCATCGCGACGCTGATGAGCGTGCCGCTCGGGCTGATGGCTGCCGTCTACCTCAACGAGCAGCCGGACGCCCGGTACGCCCACACCGTCCGGTTCTTCACCGACGTCATGACCGGTGTCCCGTCCATCTTCGTGGGGTTGGCCGTCTACGCGCTGCTGGTCAGCGGCAGCGGCGGGCTCGGGCTCGGGTTCGGGACGCTCGCCGGCGCGACGGCGCTGTCGATCATCATGCTGCCGATCGTCGTCCGGTCCGCGGAGGAGATGCTGCGCCTGGTCCCCGACGACCTGCGGATCGCCGCCTACGGGCTGGGTGCGCGTCAGTGGCAGACGACGTTCAAGGTGACGCTGCCGGCGGCTGCCCCCGGGCTGACGACCGGTGTCATCCTCGCCGTCGCCCGCGGTGCGGGTGAGACCGCGCCACTGATCATGACGGCGCTCGGCGCTCGGCAGGTCGTGACCGCACTGACGGGCTCGCCGCAGGCGGACATCGGCCTGCTGATGCTCGACGGGTTCCGTCAGCCGTTCGCGCCAGGGATCGAACGGGCGTGGGCCGGCGGCTTCACGCTCATCGCCATCGTGCTGATCATGTCGATCGTCGCGCGGCTGATCGCCCGTCGCAGCCAGATCTGA
- the pstC gene encoding phosphate ABC transporter permease subunit PstC has product MSTLTAGPGPGSLRGSDRGRRADPIFRGILMVAASSVLLILAAMIIRTTVEAWPVFAKEGIFGFLFGHQWSVGTSRSEVTGTYGAWPFIYGTLKISFVAIVFAVPTAIGIALFTNEVAPAWLRRPLASTVDTLAMIPSIVYALVGMYFFRITFWAPAGNVVADSPLGAIPFFEPPVLLASYWSASNILIIMILPIITAICRDVFAQVPQDVRNAAFAMGATRWEVMRKVIIPHSFSGIVGGSILGLGRALGETLAVAVLIGSSQRWAPQLFFGGDAMTAVIANTFADAHPEAIWALLAIGVTLFFITMVVNIGARLIVARVSDRVGGGAVV; this is encoded by the coding sequence ATGTCCACCCTCACCGCAGGCCCGGGTCCCGGGTCGCTGCGCGGCAGCGACCGGGGCCGCCGGGCTGACCCCATCTTCCGCGGCATCCTGATGGTCGCCGCATCCAGCGTGCTGCTGATCCTGGCCGCGATGATCATCCGCACCACCGTCGAAGCCTGGCCCGTCTTCGCCAAGGAGGGCATCTTCGGCTTCCTGTTCGGCCACCAGTGGAGCGTCGGGACCTCGCGCAGCGAGGTCACCGGGACCTACGGCGCCTGGCCGTTCATCTACGGCACCCTCAAGATCTCGTTCGTGGCCATCGTCTTCGCCGTCCCCACCGCCATCGGCATCGCGCTGTTCACCAACGAGGTCGCGCCGGCGTGGCTGCGCAGGCCCCTGGCCTCGACGGTCGACACGCTCGCGATGATCCCGAGCATCGTCTACGCCCTGGTGGGGATGTACTTCTTCCGGATCACGTTCTGGGCACCGGCCGGCAACGTGGTGGCCGACAGCCCTCTCGGAGCCATCCCCTTCTTCGAGCCGCCGGTCCTGCTCGCCAGCTACTGGTCGGCGTCCAACATCCTGATCATCATGATCCTGCCGATCATCACTGCCATCTGTCGTGACGTGTTCGCCCAGGTCCCGCAGGACGTCCGGAACGCTGCGTTCGCGATGGGTGCCACGAGGTGGGAGGTGATGCGCAAGGTCATCATCCCGCACAGCTTCTCGGGCATCGTCGGTGGATCGATACTCGGTCTCGGCCGTGCCCTCGGCGAGACCCTCGCGGTGGCCGTCCTCATCGGCTCGAGCCAGCGCTGGGCACCGCAGCTGTTCTTCGGTGGGGATGCGATGACCGCCGTCATCGCCAACACCTTCGCCGACGCGCACCCGGAGGCCATCTGGGCGCTGTTGGCCATCGGCGTGACCCTGTTCTTCATCACCATGGTCGTCAACATCGGTGCCCGACTCATCGTCGCTCGCGTCAGCGACCGTGTCGGCGGAGGTGCGGTCGTATGA
- the pstS gene encoding phosphate ABC transporter substrate-binding protein PstS, translating to MRTYTRKVAAVLAVALLATACGGGDDTAGDPTAVNNDNEAATDDDGEVREVGEIGEDQVGVASDQADLLGAGATFITPLMLEWIRDNEPGINVNYQSIGSGGGIAQFLEETVDFGSSERYLTEEEVTDAREIRGCDAIHIPDAFGAVVPVYNDPDLEAALEAAGQDSLVLDADTIAGIYLTEIETWADPAIAELNPDVDLPDTRLIPVHRSDGSGTTYIFTTYLDDENDAWSEQIGNGSEVDWPAGTIGGNGNEGVAAETQQQPGAVGYLSIAYAIENDIPMASVVNADGNAVYPTVESVAAGPENILDSIPEDFRYDILGVGGDGFPIVGTHWILAWECGYDDATAQSLKDFLTWAVTDGDALAVDLLYSPVSGSFQERVLGEIERINSAE from the coding sequence ATGCGTACGTACACGCGCAAGGTCGCGGCCGTGCTCGCGGTCGCCCTGCTCGCCACCGCCTGCGGTGGCGGCGACGACACCGCAGGTGACCCGACGGCCGTCAACAACGACAACGAGGCTGCCACGGATGACGACGGCGAGGTCCGCGAGGTCGGCGAGATCGGCGAGGACCAGGTGGGTGTCGCCTCGGACCAGGCCGACCTGCTCGGCGCTGGCGCCACCTTCATCACGCCGCTGATGCTCGAGTGGATCCGCGACAACGAGCCCGGCATCAACGTCAACTACCAGTCGATCGGCTCGGGCGGCGGCATCGCCCAGTTCCTCGAGGAGACCGTCGACTTCGGTTCCTCGGAGCGGTACCTCACCGAGGAGGAGGTCACGGACGCCCGCGAGATCCGCGGCTGCGACGCGATCCACATCCCCGACGCCTTCGGCGCTGTCGTGCCGGTCTACAACGACCCCGACCTCGAAGCGGCCCTCGAGGCGGCGGGGCAGGACTCACTCGTCCTCGACGCGGACACGATCGCCGGCATCTACCTGACCGAGATCGAGACCTGGGCCGACCCGGCGATCGCCGAACTGAACCCGGACGTCGACCTCCCGGACACCCGCCTGATCCCCGTCCACCGCTCCGACGGCTCGGGCACCACCTACATCTTCACCACCTACCTCGACGACGAGAACGACGCGTGGTCGGAGCAGATCGGCAACGGCAGCGAGGTCGACTGGCCGGCCGGCACCATCGGCGGCAACGGCAACGAGGGTGTCGCCGCCGAGACCCAGCAGCAGCCGGGCGCGGTCGGCTACCTGTCCATCGCCTACGCCATCGAGAACGACATCCCGATGGCCTCGGTGGTCAACGCCGACGGCAACGCGGTCTACCCGACCGTCGAATCCGTCGCGGCGGGCCCCGAGAACATCCTCGACTCGATCCCCGAGGACTTCCGGTACGACATCCTCGGCGTCGGTGGGGACGGGTTCCCGATCGTCGGCACCCACTGGATCCTCGCCTGGGAGTGCGGCTACGACGACGCCACGGCCCAGTCGCTGAAGGACTTCCTGACCTGGGCGGTCACCGATGGCGACGCCCTGGCGGTCGACCTCCTGTACTCGCCGGTGAGCGGCTCGTTCCAGGAGCGGGTGCTCGGCGAGATCGAGCGGATCAACTCGGCCGAGTGA
- a CDS encoding alpha/beta fold hydrolase: MDNAAPAWPGDRGGHVWPKDREVATEDGPRIRYTVLSADRDLPWLVLCPGFMCPDNFWATLGPALAEHNRVIVLNYRSMGASTDPRPPGYRARHLSSADYTIERFASDVQAVLEAEGAEDVAVVGHSMGCQVGLQLWRQAPELVGSLSLITGPYASPLHTFYGSKLGTHLFPFAYFGVPLLPRPVQRAITKLPRLPMAIQVARLLRALGPLTPDDGMDLYFQHFGEVDPLVALKIVRGMHEFDAGPWLAEVTAPTLILVGGRDTFCPPEVGEAMLAVLPEAELGVMPEATHGAPIEFPLEIADRIADFLARRAGRPEVRAVGRPGCISPPRAVSRPARMA; encoded by the coding sequence GTGGACAACGCTGCTCCTGCGTGGCCAGGCGACCGCGGCGGCCACGTGTGGCCCAAGGACCGCGAGGTGGCCACCGAGGACGGCCCGCGGATCCGCTACACCGTGCTGTCCGCCGACCGCGACCTGCCGTGGCTCGTGCTCTGCCCCGGGTTCATGTGCCCGGACAACTTCTGGGCCACGCTCGGACCGGCGCTCGCGGAACACAACCGGGTGATCGTCCTCAACTACCGCAGCATGGGCGCGTCGACCGACCCGCGGCCCCCGGGCTACCGGGCGCGCCACCTCAGCTCGGCCGACTACACCATCGAACGGTTCGCCAGCGACGTGCAGGCTGTCCTCGAGGCCGAGGGCGCCGAGGACGTCGCGGTCGTCGGCCACTCCATGGGCTGTCAGGTCGGCCTCCAGCTGTGGCGGCAGGCTCCCGAGCTCGTCGGGTCGCTGTCGCTGATCACCGGCCCGTACGCCTCACCGCTGCACACCTTCTACGGCAGCAAGCTCGGCACCCACCTGTTCCCGTTCGCCTACTTCGGCGTCCCCCTGCTGCCACGTCCCGTCCAGCGCGCCATCACCAAGTTGCCGCGGTTGCCGATGGCGATCCAGGTCGCCCGGCTGCTGCGCGCGCTCGGGCCGCTGACACCCGACGACGGGATGGACCTCTACTTCCAACACTTCGGCGAGGTCGATCCGCTGGTGGCCCTGAAGATCGTCCGCGGCATGCACGAGTTCGACGCCGGTCCGTGGCTGGCCGAGGTGACGGCCCCGACGCTGATCCTGGTCGGTGGCCGCGACACCTTCTGTCCCCCCGAGGTCGGCGAGGCGATGCTCGCGGTCCTGCCCGAGGCGGAGCTCGGCGTGATGCCGGAGGCGACGCACGGAGCGCCGATCGAGTTCCCGCTCGAGATCGCGGATCGGATCGCGGATTTCCTGGCCCGCCGTGCGGGACGGCCGGAGGTCCGGGCGGTGGGGCGGCCGGGCTGCATCAGCCCGCCACGTGCGGTCTCCCGGCCGGCGCGGATGGCGTAG
- a CDS encoding ArsR/SmtB family transcription factor produces MATVQTQLGAGEALDGLAVLADPVRRQLLVHLVDRDVCTCGDLVEELGVGQPTVSHHLKVLREAGLVAGERCGRYVNYTVVPERLRALGASVAALGERAAERPNAC; encoded by the coding sequence GTGGCCACCGTCCAGACCCAGCTCGGCGCCGGTGAGGCGCTCGACGGTCTGGCGGTGCTCGCCGACCCGGTCCGCCGTCAGCTGCTGGTGCACCTCGTGGACCGGGACGTGTGCACCTGTGGCGACCTCGTCGAGGAGCTCGGCGTCGGCCAGCCGACGGTGTCCCACCACCTCAAGGTCCTGCGCGAGGCGGGCCTGGTAGCGGGCGAGCGGTGCGGTCGCTACGTCAACTACACCGTCGTCCCCGAGCGGCTGCGCGCGCTCGGGGCGTCGGTGGCGGCCCTCGGTGAGCGCGCCGCGGAGCGCCCGAACGCCTGCTGA
- a CDS encoding ArsI/CadI family heavy metal resistance metalloenzyme, which translates to MSRVQLALNVTDLEAAIGFYSALFGVEPAKVRPGYANFAVADPPLKLVLIEGASGGTLNHLGVQVEGTEQVAEASTRLAEAGLATDDRAGETCCYAVQDKVWVQDPDRAPWEIYTVLEDADQLAPDRGEAVPAAAGVTGCC; encoded by the coding sequence GTGTCCCGTGTCCAGCTCGCCCTGAACGTCACCGACCTCGAGGCCGCGATCGGCTTCTACAGCGCCCTGTTCGGCGTCGAACCCGCCAAGGTCCGTCCCGGCTACGCGAACTTCGCTGTGGCCGACCCGCCACTCAAGCTCGTCCTCATCGAGGGGGCCAGCGGTGGCACCCTCAACCACCTCGGGGTCCAGGTCGAGGGGACCGAGCAGGTCGCCGAGGCGTCGACGCGCCTGGCCGAAGCGGGTCTGGCGACCGACGACCGCGCGGGTGAAACGTGCTGCTACGCGGTGCAGGACAAGGTCTGGGTCCAGGACCCGGACCGCGCCCCGTGGGAGATCTACACCGTCCTCGAGGACGCCGACCAGCTCGCACCCGACCGCGGGGAAGCCGTCCCGGCCGCCGCTGGCGTCACGGGCTGCTGCTGA
- the glpX gene encoding class II fructose-bisphosphatase, which yields MNPEKPDRNLAIEIVRVTEAAALAAARWQGRGAKEDGDQAAVDAMRQVLETIEMDGTVIIGEGEKDEAPMLFNGESVGTGSLPKVDIAVDPIDGTRLLAEGRPGAITVMAAAPAGTMFDPGPCVYMEKIVVGAEAKGEVDLDAPLTENLAAVAKAKGKELRDLTVMMLDRDRHEDAKRQVRETGARLQLITDGDVAGAILAAWEDRPEVDVMYGIGGTPEGVIAACAVKALDGEHLGRLWTRNDEERGRALDAGYDLDQILTADDLVSGEDAFFACTGITSSQLLRGVDFHSNGATTQSLVMRSKSGTVRFIEARHRFSKLRQYSSIAY from the coding sequence GTGAACCCCGAGAAGCCCGACCGCAACCTCGCCATCGAGATCGTCCGTGTGACCGAGGCGGCCGCCCTCGCCGCCGCCCGGTGGCAGGGCCGGGGTGCCAAGGAGGACGGGGACCAGGCGGCGGTCGACGCCATGCGGCAGGTCCTCGAGACGATCGAGATGGACGGCACCGTCATCATCGGGGAGGGGGAGAAGGACGAGGCCCCGATGCTGTTCAACGGGGAGTCGGTCGGTACCGGGTCCCTGCCGAAGGTCGACATCGCGGTCGATCCGATCGATGGGACGCGGCTGCTCGCCGAGGGGCGCCCCGGCGCGATCACGGTGATGGCCGCTGCGCCGGCGGGGACGATGTTCGACCCCGGGCCGTGCGTCTACATGGAGAAGATCGTCGTCGGCGCCGAGGCGAAGGGCGAGGTCGACCTCGACGCACCGCTCACCGAGAACCTCGCCGCCGTGGCCAAGGCCAAGGGCAAGGAGCTGCGCGACCTGACGGTCATGATGCTCGATCGCGACCGCCACGAGGACGCCAAGCGCCAGGTCCGCGAGACCGGCGCCCGCCTCCAGCTCATCACCGACGGCGACGTCGCGGGTGCGATCCTGGCGGCCTGGGAGGACCGGCCCGAGGTCGACGTGATGTACGGCATCGGGGGCACGCCGGAGGGCGTCATCGCCGCGTGCGCGGTCAAGGCGCTCGACGGCGAGCACCTCGGTCGGCTGTGGACCCGGAACGACGAGGAGCGCGGCCGGGCCCTCGATGCTGGCTACGACCTCGACCAGATCCTGACGGCCGACGACCTCGTGAGCGGCGAGGACGCGTTCTTCGCCTGCACGGGTATCACCTCCTCCCAGCTGCTGCGCGGCGTCGACTTCCACAGCAACGGTGCGACGACCCAGTCCCTGGTCATGCGCTCGAAGTCCGGCACGGTCCGCTTCATCGAGGCACGCCACCGGTTCAGCAAGCTGCGCCAGTACTCCTCCATCGCCTACTGA